A region of the Cryptococcus neoformans var. neoformans B-3501A chromosome 6, whole genome shotgun sequence genome:
TGATCCTTCGCCCTCTTGCCCTTACCGCTATATTCAATAAAGATATGAAAGCTGTCGCTTCAGCGGTTTCAgcgttgaagaagctgtcTCTACTGGAACCGGATTTGATCATGCCCGCTATTCTTGAGAGGGCAGTGCCTTCGCTTCAGGGGCTGGAAGAGACTCAGCGGACCCCAGCTGTGACTTATGCTCTTGCGGCATTGGCATCTCCCCTCGCGGCTCGACAGATCTGGAGGCAAGGAGGGATGTACATTGCAGATATCTTTGGGTTGTTACTGCCTGGTATTGATTTGAATGATCCAAGTAAGAGTGCGCTGGTGTCGATGTGTATCTCTAATATCGTCGATTTTATTTATATGGGCGACATCTCTGATGGTGACAGCGATATTGAGATGAGTGGGAGAGTATTGGCAGAAGTGGAAAATGCAAGGGCGGTGAGAAAGATACCGAGAGAGAAGGTCGAAGACGACCCCAACGACCCGGTCCAACTCGAAATGGAAGATCTTACTCCGGAAGAAGTCAACGCCCGCATTCGAATGACTACATCCACTTTCCGCGATTGGGTTACGGAATTCCTCGGCCGTGTCCTCCTGCTGTTCGCCAATCTcccagaagaaggcggtAAATCCGGTCGAGCAGGGGGGAAGACAGAGCAAATCACTCTTCAATCCGTCTTACACACATGCGGCAACGTCTTTGCTGCCCTCTCTCCACCTCTCTTTGATCTAGTATTAGACCAGATCGTAGAATATTGTACGACTACTTGTCGAGGGAATGCGGTGGATGCAGTAGGCGAGTTGGTGAGGAACTTGGCAGCTGCTGATGCGCCGAAAGTGTTCAAGAGGCTTTTCCCGATCATCAGGCAGAAAATTGCGGCAGAATTGAAGGGAGGGGCAAGTTCAAtgaggacgacgacgaccAGTATACCGTTGCCGAGTGATGCGGGACTGCATTGGTGGCAGAGTATTTTAATCGGAACCTTGATCCCTGGGCGAGTTTGTGTAAGTCCCTTCACCCCTTTAACAttcaatcatcttcctctcatccAGTCATCACACTACTGATTGAATGCACGCGAGCTGACTGGAAAATATTCTAGTTGTCTGACCCTGAAATCAAGACCCAATATAttggccttcttcgtctcaTGATTGACAACACTCACTCTGAACGTGGATGGCAATGGACTGGCAAGATCATTGAGAAAACAGTGTCCTCCTTGACATCTATCTACTTTTCCGAGATGCGCATGCTCAACCCATCCACATGGGGTAGCCAAGACTTCACACAAAACCACCACCTCTACTGGGGCAAACTCTACCGCCCATCTGAAGTCGAGCCGCAATGGCGAACCCCAAGTAAggaagatgtggaaatGGCGATTGATGTGATCGGGTTGGCGGATGAAGCGGTCGGGAGGATTGAAGCCctggtgaaagaggaagggaggtACGCCGACAAGGAGTGGACGAATGAGTTCTGTAGAGCTGTGAATGTGGTGGATAAGGTTTTGCGAGGCACGTACAATTTAGTtgctgagcttgaggaTCAAAAGGTTGGAGGGGAAAAGGCGCCTTCGTAAGTCTTTTCATCCCTCCGTTCAAATGATATCAATGTCGGTGGGAAGAGTTTGGGGCTAAACATAGATGGGATAGGTACCTGCCTGGAGCTTTCACAGCTCATCTTCCGACGTATAAATCGGGCCTTATCCTTATCGACCCGGCCGACCCGCGTTACCAACACGTCCAATCTTTCCGCCAACGTACCGGTGAAATCCTCAATCTCGCTGCAACCGCCCTCCGTTCCGCAGGAGGTGGCTCCGATTCGTCTGTCGATGCCGTCAAGCTCCTTGTCACGACCATCAGCACCTATCTCACTGCTTATGGAGTCCGTTCAAAGCAGTTTAGCAGTGCTCAATCTGCCTTGTCTGGAATGGTagcgacgaagaagatgtttgAAGGACAGAGAAAACATCATCGAACTATCTATCTTGCCAATGCGTCAATACATCATCAGACGCGAATGACAACGCTGGCGTATTATCGAAAACGTTCCGAACTAGACGACAAATTGATCATCAGCATGCTCAATTTCTGTGTATCTCCTTTCGTACGCGTAAGGAAATCGGCGCAGAACGCTCTTGATACGATCGCGAAGCTGTATAGGGGTGTATGGGTCTTGTGTTTTCCCACGCTATTCCAAGCGCTACGGCCCGGGACAGATCCTGACATTATGAAGGGTGCGCTTTATGTCCTGAGATACAATCACATCGGTATCACGAGAATCGGGAAGGACTGGAGGCAGCTCTTGGAGCTTACCGAGTGTCTTTTGAACGCACACCATGAGAACAAGGCTTCCGTGCAAGCTTTAGTGAGCAAAGCCACTGATGAGCTTATCGCTCGTATTAGGGAACCTCATGCTTTCGACATGAATGTTCGTCTCGAACGCATCCAGGAAGCTGCGGACGAGCTGGCTTCTGTTATCTCATGTCAGCCTGACCCGGCACTGGTGGAAATTGTTCATCAAGGTACTGTTGAGCGCTTGCAGCAGCAAGAGACGCAGTGGGATGTCTTCGTAGACAAGGTTTTGGCTATTGCGAAGAGTCCAAGCCTGAACTGGCGATACGTATTGAGTGCGGCGAGGTTCCTGTTGGCCGTGATGAGGAGGGATCGGCCGATGGATCTAAGGTTGGCCGATTTTTTCATGGGGAATGTGCAGAATCCTCTCCCTAGAATTCGTGATTACGGTATTGTGTAAGTTGTCCTACATTTGTGTCTTCAGTATTCGACGGATAACTAATACACAGATAGCGGCACCactcgtcttcttttttccatGACTCTTCGATCTCTCTGTCAAGGTTCAGAAGaactcctcttcctcgagGAGCCTATCGACGAATACTCGAAGGAGATACCACTTGAGGATACGTCTCCCGAATTCACACAGCGCTACCTCACATCGTTCCGCGAAACCCCGGACGACGAATCAAAAGTTGTTCTTCAAGACAGGCAGCAGTCTGGGTGGCTGGCTTGGGGCAATACGCTGGAGGTATCTAGGTTTACGGGCTGGGACGAGCCGTTATTTCCAATCGAAGAGGCGAGCTTACCGGGCAAAGAGCTAATCGGGAAGTTCATCAGTGGGGAAGTTTGGTGGGAGCGCGTAAGTCTATTTCCGACCTTGCATGTAGACATGCTGATGATCGCCCAGCTTGCAAGCCTCTGGGCTCAAGAAAACGAACGCAATTACCCGTCAGCCACCCACATTGACTTCATACTCGCCCTTTCCCAGCTTTACGGtccctccatcttccactccATTAGACCGGTCGTCGAAGGGTACCTTGCTGAAATGGAGTCCACAAAAGTTTACGACCGACACAAGACACGGGCAATGTGGGAGTTCCTAGCTGGTGTCCTTAGGGGGTCGATGGAGTGGTCCGGGAAAGATAGAAAGAGTCTTTGGGACTGGTTTACCCCGAGGTTACCAGAATTGCATGGGAATATCAGACATGATACTATTAAGTAAGTACAAGCTACTCAATTATCGATATCTATTGCGCAAAAGCTAACTTTCGTTAGGTGCTGGGATACTTCAATTGAATACGTATTATGCGATCAGGACCCTAGAAGGTTCAAACCACTTGTCGATTTCTGTATCAACACTGCTCTGAGTGCAAACTTCCAAGGAGCTTCTGCATTTGATCGTAAGTACCGCATGAACTTTGAAGTAAACAATACTGACTTGTGCATTCCAGTGACGAGGAGTGTTCAGCTTGCGCGATCGGTCATCCGGTGTCTCCAATGGCGTTTTAACGCTTGGGCGGATGACTTTGTCGAAGTTTACTTCCGGGAAGTAACCTGTCCTTATGCTGAAGTCCGAGGCCTCATCGCGTCAGTGCTCAATGCTATCGATCAGCTCAAGGTAAGCGCCCTTTATTCTCCTTTTCGCCACATACTCTAACGTTATACATAGTTCTATCCTTCATATCCTTCCGCTGCCGCCCTCGTCTCTGATATTCTACATGATCCCAAGGATAATAAGGATATCATGCACATTCGAAGCAGTTTCTTCCAACCCCAACTCGAGAAAATTATGGGGTCGCTGCCGGTATTGAAAGAGCTTAGACCACATGGACCGAAGGCTGTTTTGTCCGATCACGACACTTCTGCGACTACAGGTACGATTAAATGCATCCGCGGGCGAATGACACACTGATAAAATGACGTAGCGATCTTGTGGCTTACGGTTGAGCTGTCAGACGTTCACGCTGTATCTGCTTTCCCCTACATCATTCCCTATCTGTGAGCCATACTAAAACGCCGGATCTTTGGAGGCTAACATATGCTGTCTAGTCCCCAGATCTTCGAGCTTCGTGAACTCAACGACAATATTGACCTACAGCGAAACTGCGGTCGACTCCTTGCGATGATCACGTCCATCACGCCCGCTCTCGACCTTATTGATCCTCTTATGTCAGCGTTGATCAACATTCTGCAAGAATCTTCTGTGAGtcttttcgccttcatGTATAAAAGCTGGCAACTAACGTGAAACGCCCATAGTCCTGGAGAACGAGAATCAAGGTTATGCCTGTTTTAAGTTTGGTTTACTTTAGGAACCTGTCATTGCTGTCAGAGCCCTGTAAGGCTCAGTGTTTGGATGTTGTGTCGGCTTGCTTAAGGGATCCCAACCAAGAAGTTCGAGAGATGGCATGCTCGTGAGTCCTCTCTCGCGATGATTATGTCGAGGACGTGTTACTCATGTTGCACATAGCACATTAAGCGGCTTCTTGCGTTGCTCTCAAAGAGCGATGGTTGTTATCTTGAAGGTAAGGGTTCCATTGCCTGTTTTGCGTGCCAAAAATCATTGATATCGCAACCATAGGATCGTTTCGCCCGCGAGATCCAATCAATCACTCTCCCCAAGCGACGCGGTGCCCCGGGCCAAGTCAATCCTGAATATCAAGAGACACTTATCCAACTGCATGGGGCCGTCCTGGGCGCAACTGCTCTCGTCGAAGCCTTCCCTTACACTGTCCCCAAATTCATCCGTGAGTTTCGACTGATAATATGCCAAGCTTGCTAAATCCTAATGCCTTTCTCACAGCTAAACTTCTCGCCGACGTATTGGCTCCTCGAGTTTCAGATCCTGCTCCTATCTCTACAACTATCCGATCCTGTGTAGCCGTCAGTCTCTCAGTTTACTCTTACTTTTCTGCATACACTGACGTTTTATTCTAGTCTTTCAAGCGGACTCACGAGAAATACCAAGATAAATTCTCGGAAGATGAACTGTCAGCGATGAATTATGCTCAAGCCGGCAACTCCTACTGTGCGTATCCCTTCACTTCTCGATGTCTGGACTGTAGTTAATGTTCTGCGATTTCCAGACGCGTAACGAGATGTACGATTAAGTGTAGAGAAGCGTGAAGTACAAGTATAAATACAACAAGGTCATGGCCATTAATGTATTCGCATCTGTTTAGAATTGTTAGCCATGCACTTTCACGATTTCGTTTGGGCGATGTAATTTCGCAAACCATCTAACGTGATAAGAGTAAATTCACAGCTGGCCCAAGCTACTTATGTGACATTCGGAAAAACCGCCCTCTTCAAAACATCGAAGAGTGGCAAAGGGGCTTCACTTCGAACATATTCAAACGCTCAATGTCGATAGGCAAGTTCTTGCCATAAGCCCCTGTCACCTGAAAGCCTCAAGGTGGTAGGTAATGTTGACTAGGTGTCGAAGCCGGATTCGCCGTTGGATCGAACAGTCCTGACATTCTCGACAACAGCAGGTGGCCAAGTTTACGATGGTAGGCAAAAAAAAGCATCAGAAGTTGTGGTCGCGTGGGCTGAATTTTACGTCTGCCTTTCGGCTCACTGGTTCTTGAACTGATATCGAACATAAACggcagaagatgaagactgCCCCTGGGAGAATAAGGATATGAAGAGGATTACATATCTAAACCTGCACCTTAGCAGGGACCGGCCTAATATCGAACGTAGGGGATACTTTTTTTTAGAAGATacaaagaaagaggagggaacAAATAAATGAACAAGTTCATGCATGACAGATGTAAAGGATTTTCGAATAATTCTCCCCTGAATGTCGCCCGACTTCGCTGATGTACCTTCCTACTCTACCTCTATTCCTCAACTACTCaaggagcagcagcagcggtgGAGACAGCCTTGGGCCCGGGCTTACCCCATGACCCCTTCGCAGTTCCGGGGACCTTAGTTTTTTCCTTTGCGGGCTCGGCTTTCAACGCCACAGTCGCAGCCCGTCCATCAGGGATGAAACCAAACTCCATCCTGCCCTGGTTATCTCTAGTACCCTGGCAGATGTAGAatcccttcctctcgaACTGTATGATATCCCACTTTTTAAGGCCTTCAACTTCCTTAGAAGCAAGCGCGTAGGTGCGGTACTCGGTCTTCGGGTTGAGGACCTCAGGGAGGGAGTCGTCCTCttcgagcttcttcttggtgaTGAGGTAATCGTATTCAATGAGGACAACGGGGATAAGAGGGTTGGCATCAGTCGGCGCAGCGAGCCAGGTGACTTTCTTAGAAGTCTTCTTGAAGTCTCCGGCGAGGTGAAGTGTGATagtgagagaagaaacgTCGCCGGAAGGGGTGGTAATCTTGGAAGTAACGAAAGCATTTCCCCAGTCCATGGCCGTGATCTATTAAGAAAAGGAAGTTACGTCGTGAGCTGTATGGCTTGGACACAGAGGGGCGTGAGAAAGCACACacctcttcattctcaccaaaGGTCTTGGCGTCCTCCTGCTCCATGATCAACTTGCTAGCAAAAaccaacttcttctctccaacCTCAGGGTTCTTCTTGTGTAAGGGCCTGCTGACAACCTCAGGCTCTTCAGTCTCACGGCCAATAACATTGACACTGACCCTAGATGTACGGATTAGTGCCTTACCCTTCTCTCCCGGCCTGCAGTTTGAAGAAAGATACGTACATCCTGTCCTCCGCAATGGCCCAGTATCGAGGGGCAACGGGGTCTATAACCTTCTTGTTAACAGTCCAGATACCATCCCACTCAAGCTGAACGGCTTGCTGAGAAGCACCCTGACCGAGAATATAGTTCTTGAGACCTTGAACCGTCATACCGCGGGATCGTATACCTAAACAACGAAAGGAGTAGATTAGCATCACCTCAGACCCTTAAATAGATGACAACACATAAGACGGAAAGAAATGCCCACCTCGGACGGTAGGGAATCGGGGGTCATCCCAGCCTTTGACAACATTCTTCTCGACAAGATACTTCAATTTCCTCTTGCTCAAAACAGTGTAAACAAAGTCGACCCTGCTGAAGTCAAAGATCTCAATATTGGCGAAACCAAGAGTCTTAAGGAACCATTGGTATTGCTCATGACGGGCCCAGTACTCATTGGCGCGGAGAGCGTGAGTGACGCCATCGAGGTGGTCGATGATAGGACAGGCGAGATCGTACATGGGGTAAGACTTGTACTTGGTACTGAACATAGGTGTGATTAGCGTGTGCGTGGTGCGGGAGAGGGAATTCAACGCACCCAGTAACATGGT
Encoded here:
- a CDS encoding hypothetical protein (HMMPfam hit to tRNA-synt_1c, tRNA synthetases class I (E and Q), catalytic domain, score: 387.2, E(): 2e-113; HMMPfam hit to tRNA-synt_1c_C, tRNA synthetases class I (E and Q), anti-codon binding domain, score: 132.8, E(): 7.6e-37), giving the protein MPDVVLPLVQTPPFVIIALAALQGIPVTWDAQSGEQGQTTYGDIVGAENVRAELEKGVDGKEIPLPPLPTLLTSTSSFQDVSAVLDAFDDYLAYRTYFAGPKFGFGDATIWGTIRGNNSAIGSIKKPGRPHLQRWFNHVETLDVPKAALESHRQAKSEMEKGKKTKRLESIDVVLPNAIKGKVVVRFAPEPSGYLHIGHLKAAILNRYLADQYQGKFILRFDDTNPLKEEGEFEEAIQEDLKMIEISFDKIVHTSDHFDKIQAYAEQLIKQGDAFMDDTEGETVKEQRRAMIPSKNRDLSIEENLVKFKEMCEGTEEGKRWSLRAKIDYQHKNGTLRDPVIYRYVEGSHHVTGTKYKSYPMYDLACPIIDHLDGVTHALRANEYWARHEQYQWFLKTLGFANIEIFDFSRVDFVYTVLSKRKLKYLVEKNVVKGWDDPRFPTVRGIRSRGMTVQGLKNYILGQGASQQAVQLEWDGIWTVNKKVIDPVAPRYWAIAEDRMVSVNVIGRETEEPEVVSRPLHKKNPEVGEKKLVFASKLIMEQEDAKTFGENEEITAMDWGNAFVTSKITTPSGDVSSLTITLHLAGDFKKTSKKVTWLAAPTDANPLIPVVLIEYDYLITKKKLEEDDSLPEVLNPKTEYRTYALASKEVEGLKKWDIIQFERKGFYICQGTRDNQGRMEFGFIPDGRAATVALKAEPAKEKTKVPGTAKGSWGKPGPKAVSTAAAAP